In Streptomyces venezuelae, the sequence TGATTGACCTCGACGACGAGCTGGTGGCAGACGTAGCCAAAGCCCTGGGCACCAGCACCAAGAAGGAGACGGTCAACACGGCCCTGCGCGAGGTACTGGAAAACAGGCGGCGGGCGCTGGCCCTGACCCGCCTGCGCGCCACGGCCGCCGAAGGCGCGTTCGATCTGACGCTCTTCGAGGACAAGCGGAACGACCGTCGGTGAACGCAGCGCTCTACCTGATCGACACCAGCGCCCTCGCCCGCTTCATGCGGGGCGACGCGGAGCAGTAGGGCTGGGACCAGGCAGCAGCAGCCGCCGGCCTGATCGCCACGTGCCCCGTCACGGAGCTGGAGTTCTTCTACAGCGCCCGATCGGCCGCCGACCGGGCACGCGGCGTCGAGGACGTACGGCTGCTCTTCGGCTGGGTCCCTGTCGACGACCGCGCTCACGACCGGGCCCGGCAGGTTCAGGAGGCCCTCACCAAGCAAGGCAAGCACCGCAGCGCAGGCGCGGTCGATCTCGTTGTCGCGGCGACTGCCGCACACGACTCCGTCGCGGGTCGGGACTCCCACGGTCCCCGCCGGCCCCCCGTACGAACATGTGGAAAGCGTGTCGGGGGCAACCCCTCACGAGTTCGCACCTCGTGTCCTCCGGCGGTGCTTGATCACCGCGGCGTCGTGAGCAGGGCGATCGGCGCCCTGAAAGGCCGTGCCCGGCCTTAGCATCGGGATCTCCGCGCCTCCCGCGCGGCGCCAGCCCAGCCACCGGTGCCAGGAGCGAACTCTGTGCCTGAGATCTTTGACAACCTCGACGATCAGAAGTTGGGGACCGCCCTCAAGCGGTCGCTGGCCGGCTTCGCGACCGTCGACGTCGCGACCGGGTACTTCGACATGCGCGGCTGGGATTCGTTCAAAGACCTCGTCGAGGCAAAGCGCGGGAGCGGGGGGACCGGGGCGGCCGGGGAGCCGGTGGTCCGCCTCCTCGTCGGCATGGTCGCCCCGAGCGACTCGGAGACGATCCTGGAGTCGCTGCAGCGCGACGTGCAGTGCGCCCCCGGCGACGACGAGCAGTACCACGACATGGAGACGGCGCACGCGCGCAAGGAGCAGCTGGTCAGGCATCTGCGCAACCAGCTGATGCGCGGGCTCGCGACCAAGCGGGGACGCGCCACCCTGGAGACCCTGCGCGGGCAACTGGCCGACGGTCTGGTCCAGGTGAAGGTGTTCACCGAGAAGCCGCTGCACGGCAAGACGTACATCTTCCACAAGCCCGGCGACCACCACACCCCCCGGTTCGCCTACGTCGGCTCCTCCAACTTCACGGGCGCGGGGCTCTACAGCAACCTCGAACTCAACATCGAAGTACCCGACAAGGACGCGACCCAGAAGCTCGCCACCTGGTTCACCGACCGGTGGGACGACCCGTTCTCGCTCACCATCACCGTCGAGATCATGGACCTGATCGCCGCGTCCTGGGCCGGCGACCAGCCGACCCCGTTCGAGGTGTACCTCAAGGTCTGCCACGAGCTGTCGCAGGACGCCCGGGCCGGCATGGGCTACGTCCTGCCGCCGTCCATGAGGAACCTGCTGCTGCCGTACCAGGAGACGGCGGTGCGCACCCTCGCGCGCCGGATCGTGCGCCGCGGCGGCACGATGCTCGGTGACGTCGTCGGCATGGGCAAGACCCTGACGGCCGTGGCGACCGCGCTCATGCTGCAGGGGGCCGAGGACTACTCCACGCTCGTCCTGTGCCCGAAGAACCTGGAGGGCATGTGGAC encodes:
- a CDS encoding type II toxin-antitoxin system VapB family antitoxin: MSRTVIDLDDELVADVAKALGTSTKKETVNTALREVLENRRRALALTRLRATAAEGAFDLTLFEDKRNDRR